A single window of Eleginops maclovinus isolate JMC-PN-2008 ecotype Puerto Natales chromosome 19, JC_Emac_rtc_rv5, whole genome shotgun sequence DNA harbors:
- the LOC134880942 gene encoding zinc finger BED domain-containing protein 5-like: MANDVKDQLMAKLQTVLFSLQIDETTDVTNDAQLLTFVRYEDSGTMCEEFLFCKPLPGRTTGVEIFKALDDFFTEHNISWQRCVALCSDGARAMSGSKTGLFAHVRRVAPGVIWTHCLIHREALASKDLSVELSGVFDVVVKTVNFIKRNALNTRLFSSLCHDLGSEHSSLLYHSEVRWLSRGAVLARVFELRGAIYEFLCEKHSDLASNFNDSYWLTKLAYLTDVFAELNKLNSSMQGRDANVMQLYEKLDAFVKKMSKWIERVESNNLAMFPSVEEYPDSTDINDTICEHLRKLVRQFAKYFTDSEEWRRDSKWILLPFSDDASVGSSLTAVEEDKLIEMSTDSVRRHMYDTQPLVKFWISCQTEFPQLAAKAMRCLLPFPTTYLCESGFSTLAYLKNKYRARLDPENDMRLSLSTISPRIDRLCGLHHAQISH; the protein is encoded by the coding sequence atggcaaatgatgtcaaagaccagctgatggcaaaacttcagacagttctgttttcccttcaaatcgacgagacgacagatgttactaatgatgcgcaactgttaacatttgtgcgatacgaggacagtggcactatgtgcgaggaatttcttttttgcaaaccactgcccgggcgaactaccggtgtagaaatatttaaagcactggacgattttttcacggagcacaatatctcgtggcagaggtgcgttgcattatgcagcgatggggcccgagccatgagtggcagcaagactggactgtttgcgcatgtaaggagggtggctccgggggtaatttggacacactgcctgattcatagagaggctctcgcctccaaagatctcagtgttgagctcagtggtgtgtttgatgtcgttgtcaagacggtcaacttcataaaacgaaacgcattgaatacacgcctgttttcatccctatgccatgacttgggaagtgaacacagctctctcctttatcattcagaggtgcgttggctgtctcgcggcgctgtgctcgcccgtgtgtttgaactacgcggagctatctacgagttcttgtgcgagaagcattctgatctggcttccaatttcaacgatagttactggttaactaagctggcgtacctcacagatgtttttgcagagctgaacaagttgaacagctccatgcaagggagagatgcaaacgtcatgcagctctacgagaagctcgacgcatttgtgaaaaaaatgtcaaagtggatcgaacgagtggagagcaataacttggcgatgtttccttcagttgaggaataccctgacagcactgacatcaacgacactatatgtgagcatttgaggaagcttgtgcgtcaattcgcaaagtacttcactgattcggaagagtggcgccgtgacagcaagtggatcctgctcccattcagtgacgatgcatcagtagggtcaagtctgacggctgtggaagaggataagctgattgagatgtccacagactctgtcaggaggcatatgtacgacacacagccccttgttaaattctggataagttgccagacagaatttccacagcttgctgcaaaagcaatgaggtgtcttttgccctttccaaccacatacctgtgtgagagtggtttttctacactggcgtacttaaagaataagtacagggctaggcttgatccagagaatgacatgagactgtctctgtctaccatttcgccacgaatagacaggctgtgtggacttcaccacgcccagatatcacactga